The following are encoded in a window of Odocoileus virginianus isolate 20LAN1187 ecotype Illinois unplaced genomic scaffold, Ovbor_1.2 Unplaced_Scaffold_19, whole genome shotgun sequence genomic DNA:
- the LOC110147735 gene encoding olfactory receptor 8C8-like — protein MAVGNDSSITEFILVGFTDLTQLQLPLFLLFLMNYMVTVVGNLSLINLIYLNVHLHTPMYFFIFNLSFIDLCHSLIITPKLLMSFVSENTISFEGCMAQLFFFCFFVHSECYVLTAMAYDRYVAICKPLWYTVTMSPQVCSLLMFGSYAMGFAGAMVHTGDMVRLSFCDSSIINHYMCDIFPLLQLSCSLTDASELVDSIVVSTVVIISSFIIFVSYALILSNILHISSAQGWSKAFSTCGSHIITVALFYGSGLFTHLKTSSDGSIGQQKFLSVFYTNIVPMLNPLIYSLRNKDVRLAVKKTLKRVAN, from the coding sequence ATGGCTGTGGGAAATGACTCTTCAATAACTGAGTTCATCCTAGTGGGATTTACGGACCTCACACAGCTCCAGTTACCTCTCTTCTTACTCTTCTTAATGAACTATATGGTCACTGTGGTAGGGAATTTGAGTTTAATTAATCTGATATACCTGAATGTTCATCTTCATACTCCCATGTATTTCTTCATCTTCAATCTGTCTTTCATAGATCTCTGCCACTCCTTGATCATTACCCCTAAACTGCTGATGAGCTTTGTGTCAGAGAACACCATCTCCTTTGAAGGATGCATGGCTCaactgttttttttctgtttctttgtccaTTCTGAGTGCTATGTGTTGACAGCCATGGCCTATGATCGCTATGTGGCCATTTGTAAGCCCCTTTGGTACACAGTCACTATGTCCCCTCAGGTCTGTTCTCTGCTCATGTTTGGTTCATATGCAATGGGGTTTGCTGGTGCCATGGTTCACACAGGGGACATGGTTAGGTTGTCCTTTTGTGATTCCAGCATCATCAATCATTACATGTGTGACAtcttccccctcctccagctGTCTTGCAGCCTTACTGATGCCAGTGAGCTGGTGGATTCCATTGTTGTGAGCACAGTTGTAATAATATCTAGCttcatcatttttgtttcttatgcTTTGATCCTCTCCAATATCCTCCACATTTCATCAGCTCAGGGTTGGTCCAAAgccttcagtacttgtggctcccACATAATAACTGTTGCCCTCTTCTATGGCTCTGGGTTGTTCACACATCTCAAGACCTCTTCAGATGGTTCCATCGGCCAGCAGAAGTTCTTATCAGTATTTTATACCAATATAGTCCCCATGTTGAACCCCCTCATCTATAGTCTAAGGAATAAGGATGTCAGACTTGCAGTGAAGAAAACCCTGAAGAGAGTTGCAAACTAA